A stretch of DNA from Serinibacter arcticus:
AGGGGGCGATCGAGGGCCACTCCAGCGAGGCCCACGCCTGGCTCACGGCGTGCACCGCGAACCGGCTGCTCCACCACTCGCCGAGGATGTTGCCGATCGCGACGGCGACGAGCACCGACAGCACCATCCAGACGAGCTCGGAGTAGGTGACGAGCACCCGCAGGACCGCCGTGCCGGCGTCGCCCCCGCGGCCGGGGGTGATCGTCCCGGCCTCGAGCCGCTGCTCCCGCCGCTCCAGGACGCGGGCGCCGACGCTCCGCACGAGCAGGGCGACCGCGATCGCGGAGATGACCGAGAAGGAGATCGGCTGCGGGATGCGCGTGCCGACGTCGACGGCCGCGTCGGTGCCCATGTTGCCCACGATGACCTCCATCGTGGCCTCGTAGAGGTAGTCCTTGCGGTCCTGGGTCAGCTGCCCGTTCTGCTCGTAGAGCACGAGGTAGAGCAGCAGCGCGCTGCCGAAGGTCGCCAGCGCCGCCGTCGCGCTGCGCCGACCGGTGTCGCTCAGCCGTCCCATCACGGTGAGCATCGCGACCGCCGCCACGAAGGTGATGCCGGGCACGAGCGCGAACACGAGGGTGCCCGGCGTCGCGCCCGTGCGAGAGACGATGACCGCGAGACGCATCGTCCAGTACGCGGCGAGGGCGCCGAGGGCCGAGACCCCCGCGAGCACGAGCCAGTAGCGGGCCAGCAGTCGTCCGGTGAGGACGACGAGGTCGCGCGCCTCCTCCCCGAGGGCGCGCCACGCGAGGCCCGCCGTGATCCGGGGCGGGGGGTCGTCGCCGCCCGCGGCGGCGGGGCGTACCGGGCCGACGGGCGTCGTCGGCCGCGAGTCGTGCGGGTGCGGGGTCGGCAGCGGAGTCGTGGGGCGCGAGTCGTGCGGGTGCCGGCCGGGCTGGCCGGGTTGCGACTGCCGGCCGGGCGACGGCTGGCCGGGCTGCGGCTGGATCGGCTGGAGCGGGCCGAACGGGTGGTGCCCGCTCACAGCCGCCGGTCGATCCAGTCGAGGAGCGCGTGCTCGTAGTCCTCGCGGGCGGGCGACGGCGAGAGGGCGAGGTCGTGCATGCCGTTCGGCACGGTGCGCAGGGTGACGTCGCTGCCGAGCTTCCCGGCGACGGCCCACATGTGCCGCACGTCGAGGACCGTGTCCGTGGTGCGCACCTGGGCCGGGGTGATCGCGGTCCCGCCGGCGCCGCCCGAGCGCGTCGACGTCGCCATCAGCACCGGCACGCGCAGGTCGAGCCCCTCGGCGACGCGGCGCTGGGCGCGGCGGATCGCGCTCAGCCAGGACGCGCGCACGGGGAAGCCCTCGAGCGGCTTCCAGGCCAGGTCGAAGTCCCACTCGCCGCCCGTGCTGGCGTGGATCGAGGCGGTGTAGGTGCGGGACAGGCGCGAGATGACGGCGTCGGGGTCGCGCCAGGAGGCGACCGCCGCGAGCGGTCCGCTGAGGCTGCGCCTGAGCGGGGTGTCGTTGATGTCGTACCAGGGACTGTTGAGCACGACGGCGTGGATCGAGCGCGGGTGGTGGTGGGCGAACAGCGTCACGACCAGGCCCCCGGTGGAGTGCCCGACCAGCACGACCTGGCGGTGCCCCTCCGACCGGATGATCGCCAGCGCGGCGAGGATCTCCTCGTCGTACTCCGCGACGTCGCGGACCAGCGCCGGGACCTGCCCGGGGCGCAGCGAGCGGCCGTAGCGGCGCAGGTCGAGCGCGTAGAAGTCGAGCCCGCCAGCGACCACGTTGCGCGCGTGCTGCGCCTGGAAGAAGTAGTCCGAGAACCCGTGCACGAACAGCACCGCGCGCTCGCGGGTCGGGGTGCCGCACCGCACGAGGGTGGCGGTCGTGCCGTCGGGACCGTCGCCGTCGTCCGCGAGCGGGATGGTGCGGGAGACGAACTCGCCGCCCAGGACGTCGGCGTCGTACGTCGTCGTGACGGGGTCCATGCGCGGCAGCCTAACGCGGCGCGTGCAGCCGGGCCCGTGCCGCCTCGCTAGCATCGCCACCATGACCTCGCCCCTGCGCACCGCGCTGACCTCGCGCTGGACGTGGGGGACCGCGGCGACGCTCGCCGTCGGGGTCGCCGCGATCGGCATCGGCGGCGGCTGGGGCGCGTCGCCGCCCGCCGAGCTCCCCGAGCTGGCCGCGGGGGCGACGGCGGAGCTGGGTCCGTACGACGTGGACGTGCGGGGGTGGACGGTGAGCGACGAGCTGCTGCCCGACGACCTCTCCTACAGCGACGCCGCGGCCTGGATCGTGATCGACCTCGGCATCACCGCCAACCCGCCCGCGACCGTCGGGTGGTTCGCCGACTCGCTCGCGGTCGAGGGCGTCGAGCCGACCGGGCGCGTGCTCCTGGTGGACCCCGCCGACGGCGACCTGATCGCGCAGGTCCACCCGGGCGTCCCGACCGACGCGCTGCTCCTCGTCCCGGTCGACGCGGAGGCCGCCGCCGCGGCCGACGAGCTGGACCGCCTGCCGGTCGTGCTCTCGGCGCACGTCTTCACCGCCCACGTCATCTCCGGCGAGGAGTGGTGGTGGCGCGCGAGGCCGACGGTGACGCTCGAGGTCTCCCGCGACGACGACGTCGCCCGCGTCGGGGCCGCCTCGTGAGCCGTGTGCGCCTCACCCCGGCGGCCTGGGCCTCCGCGGCCGGGCTCACCGCCGTCGCGCTGCTCCTCGGTCAGCACGCCGTGAGTCGGCCGGAGGTCGCCACGGGCACGTCGATCCTGCGGGCCGACGCCGGCCAGGAGCTGGTCGTCTCGGGCGCGCGGGTCGTGGTGCTCGAGGCGCGCTCGACCGACCAGGTGCTGGTCGAGGGCGAGGTGGACTACTCCCTCGAGTCCGACGGGTCCGACGAATCGTCCGACGAGGGCGACGGCCTCGTCCCGCTGACGACGACCGGGCGCTGGCTGGTGCTCCGCGTCGCCGTCGCCGGTGAGAACGCCCCGACCGATCAGGTCTCCTACGTCTGGGTCGACGACGAGGGCGTGCGGTACCAGCTCTCCGAACGCGTCGACCGCGACATCGACGACGCGCAGCCCGGGGAGTGGTGGCACGAGGACATCACGTTCGAGGTCCCGGCGGAGGCCGCCGACGGAGGCACCCTGCGCGTCGAGCCCGAGGGCGTCAGCCGCGAGGTACCCATGCAGGTCGGCGACATCCGGGTCGCCGACGTCGAGCGGGTGGAGTCGGTCGAACCCGCAGCGCTGAGCCCGGGGAGGTCCTGATGGTCGGGGAACGACGCCCGGTCAGGACGGCGGCGCTCGCGGCGGGCTCGCTCCTCGCCGTCGCGGCCCTCGTCTGGACGACGGGCCACGAGTCGTGGGCGACGTGGTCGCAGGGGCGGCCGCTGTCGGCTGCCCCGGTCGAGGCCGACGGCTCCGCCGAGGTCGCCGGGATCACGGTCGCGTTCGAGGGGGTCGAGCTCCTCGGGGGCGGGCTCGTGAGCCGGTTCGACGACGCGTTCGAGGCGCCCGAGGGCTGGGAGCTGTGGCGGGCCTCGTTCGAGGTGTCGGGCGTGCCCGAGGAGGACTCGCCCGAGGAGGAGGCGTGGGAGGCCGTCGGCGCGACGATGCACGTGGACGCCTCCGACGGGCGCACCTACACGCGCTCCGACGTCATCCCCTCCTCCGTCGAGCCCGACAACGGCTGGCTGGACCCGTACTCGCTCGAGGGCGGGGCGCAGACGGACGTCGTGCTGCTGCCCGACGGGGTCGTGCCGCAGCGGGTGCGGCTCCTGCCGACGGCCGAGACGTCGCGCTACTGGTCGTTCGAGGTCGACGCCGAGGAGGGCGCGGGGGCCGACGGGGGCTGAGCGTCGTGCGCGGCGCGACGGGCTCGGCGCCCGCCCGCGCGCCCGCCCGCCGGCGGGAGCCGCAGCACGCCGGGCATCCCGAGCCGCCGCAGCGTCAGGTCGGTCCCGGCCGCGACCGCCGCGATCGTCACGGTCTGCACCACGACCAGCGCGAGCGCCTCGAGCACGGGGAAGAGCGCGATCCAGTCAGCCAGCGCGACCGTGGGGAGCAGGAGGTCGGCCAGCCACCACACGACGTGGTCGACCTGGGCGAGCACCGTGAACAGGATGGCGAAGGTCAGCACGGGCAGCCAGCCGCGCGCCAGCACGAGCCCGACGGCGCCCCCGAGCGGGCCCCACCGGCTCTCCGGCCGGAGCACCGAGGCCCACGACCGCTCGAGGCGCTCGGTGTCCAGGAGCCGGTCCGTGTCGACGGAGGCGAGCCGTCGCGAGCGCGAGCCGAGCCGGGCGCCGTAGGTCGCCGTCGCCGCAGCGGCGCGCCGGGCGAGCGGCATGCCCGCGCCCTCGCGCCGGCCGTGCAGCAGGAAGCCGAGGGCCAGCCACGCCGTCGGGACGAGGATCCCGGCGACGGCGATCTGGAGCACGTGCCCGACGACGTCGGCGACCGCCCCGATCGCCGGCGCGATCGCCGGCCACTCCAGGGCGGCCCACGCCTGGCTCGCGCCGACCACCACGCGCCGGCTGTCCCACCAGTCGCCGAGCCGCCCGAGGACGGCGGCGACGACGAGGAACGAGAGCACCAGCCAGATCAGCTCGGCGTAGGCGACCAGGGTGCGCAGCGTCGCGGTGCCGATCCCGCCGATCCGGGTGCTGCGCGCCCCGGGACCACGGGCGTCGTGCCGCTCGAGCACGCGGGCACCGATGCCGCGCAGCACGAAGGCGACGACGATCGTGCCGAGCATCGGCACGGACAGCCCGTCGGGGATGCGGCCGACCAGGGCGTCGGCCGGGCCGACCTCGTCGGAGTAGACCGTCTCCTGCATCAGGGTGCGGAAGTAGCCGCTGCGCTCCGCCTCGAGCTGGCCGCTCTGCTCGTACAGCACCAGGTACAGGAGCAGGGCGCTCGCGAACGCGGCCAGCGACGTCGCGACGCCCCTCCCCGCGCCCCCGTGAGCCGGGCGGTGACGGCGAGCATCCCGACGGCGGTGGCGAACGCGATGCCCGGGCTGAGAGCGAAGACGGCCAGCCCCGCCGTCGCGCTCCGCTCGGAGACGAGGACGGCGAGCTCGAGCACCCAGCTGCGCGCGGTCGCGCCGAGGGCGGCGACGGCGAGCAGCACGTACCAGTAGCGCGCCAGCAGGCGGCCGGTGGTGACGAGGAGCTCGCGGCCGTCGTCGCGGACGACGGAGGCGACGTCGCGGGCGGTGAGGGCGGGACGCGGGGGGTCGGGAGAGACGGCCGGCTGCGTGGCGACGGCTGCCTGCGTGGCCTCGGCCTCGGCCGGCGCGTCCCCGTGCGTCATGCGCCGCAGCCTAGCCCTCGGGGCCCTGCGTCCCCCGCGTAGCCCACGCCACAGCCGTCGCACCGTCCGGCCATCGTGCGGTCAGGCACCGTTCACCGCGCTGCGGCACAATGCGGATCGTGACGACACCTTCCCCGGACCGGCCTGCGACCGGGGTGATGGACCGGATCGCCGAGGCCCCGAGGCCCCGGACCCTGCTCGACGTGCTGGCGGCCACGGCCGAGGCCCACCCCGACGCCCCCGCGATCGAGGACGAGGCCGGCCACCTGACCTACGCCGAGCTGCTGGAGCACATCGGCGAGCTGGCTGCCCAGCTGCGCGCGGCCGGTGTCGTCACGGGCGACACGGTGGGGGTGCGGCTGCCGTCGGGCGGGCGCGAGCTGTACGTCGCGATCCTCGCCGTCATCGCGGCCGGTGCCGCCTACGTGCCCGTCGACGCCGACGACCCGCCCGAGCGCGCCGCCCTCGTCCTCGGTGAGGCGCGGGTCCACGGCGTGCTCGACGCCGTCGGGAGCTACCGCCGGCTGCGCGGCGGCGAGGAGCTGCTCGAGCTGGTGCCCGACGCCGAGGGCCGGATCGGCGGCGGCGACGTCCCCGAGCCCGGCGACTGGGAGCAGCCCGGGCTCGAGCACGACGCCTGGGTCATCTTCACCTCCGGCTCCACCGGCACCCCCAAGGGGTCGCCGTCAGCCACCGCAGCGCCGCCGCGTTCGTCGACGCCGAGGCCGCCCTCTTCCTCGTCGACGCCCCGCTCGTTCCCGGCGACCGCGTGCTCGCTGGCCTGTCGGTCGCGTTCGACGCCTCGTGCGAGGAGATGTGGCTCGCGTGGCGCAACGGCGCGTGCCTCGTGCCGGCGCCGCGCTCGCTCGTGCGCTCCGGCGAGGACCTCGGACCGTGGCTGCAGCGCCGCTCCGTCACCGCCGTCTCCACCGTGCCGACCCTCGCCTCGCTCTGGCCGGCCGAGGCGCTGGAGTCCGTGCGCCTGCTGATCTTCGGCGGTGAGGCGTGCCCGCCCGAGCTCGGTCGCCGTCTGGCGAGCCCCGACCGCGAGGTCTGGAACACCTACGGCCCGACCGAGGCGACCGTCGTCGCGTGCGGCGCCCCGCTCGGCGGCCCCGGCCCCGTGCGCATCGGGCTGCCGCTCGCGGGCTGGGCGCTCGCCGTCGTCGACGCCGAGGGCCACCCGGTGCCCGAGGGCGGCCAGGGCGAGCTGGTCATCGGCGGCGTCGGGCTCGCCCGCTACCTCGATCCCGCCAAGGACGCCGAGAAGTACGCCCCGATGCCGACGCTCGGCTGGGAGCGGGCCTACCGCTCCGGTGACCTCGTGCGGTTCGAGCGCGAGGGCCTGATCTTCCTCGGCCGCGCCGACGACCAGGTCAAGGTCGGCGGCCGCCGCATCGAGCTCGGCGAGGTCGACACGGCCCTGCAGGGGTTGCCAGGCGTGACGGCGGCGGCCGCCGCGGTGCGCCGCACCGAGGCGGGCACGCCGGTGCTGGTCGGTTACCTCACGGTGACGCCCGAGTTCCAGCGGCAGGAGGCCCGCGCGCTGCTCGCCGAGGAGCTGCCGGCCGCGCTGGTGCCGCTGCTCGCCGTCGTCGAGGACCTGCCCACCCGCACCTCGGGCAAGGTCGACCGCGACGCGCTGCCGTGGCCGCTGCCCGGGGCGGGCGGGGGAGCGGGGGGCGACGTCGACGGCGACGCCCTCGCGGACCTGCCGCCGGCCCAGGCGTGGCTGGCCGAGCAGTGGCGTGCGGTGCTCGGCGTCGCCGTCGCGAGCCCCGACGCCGACTTCTTCGAGGTCGGCGGCGGCTCGCTGTCGGCCGCCCAGCTCGTCTCGCGCATCCGTGCCCGCAGGGCCGAGGTGACGGTCGCCGACCTGTACGACCGGCCTCGGCTGGCCGCGATGGCCGAGCTGCTCGGAGACCTCGGCGACGACGACCCGACCACCGGCTCCGGCGCCGACGGCACGTTCTCGCGCCCCTCGCCCACGCCGCGCCTCACGCAGCTGCTCCAGACGCTCACCGCCGTGCCGCTGTACATCCTCACGGGTGCGCGCTGGCTCGTGTACGTGCTCACCGCCGGCAACCTGCTGCACCTCGCGGCGGGCTCGCCGAACGGTGCCGGCGAGGACTTCAGCTTCCTGCCGTGGACGCCGTGGCCGGTCATCGCCGTCGGGCTGCTGGTGCTCGTGACGCCCTGGGGCGGATGGCCGTCGCGGCGCTCGCGGCCCGGATCCTGCTCGCCGGTGTGAAGCCGGGCGACTACCGCCGTGGCGGCGCGACCCACCTGCGGCTGTGGCTCGCCGAGGCGATCGCGCACCAGATCGACGCCGTCAGCCTCGCGGGCGCGCCCTGGGTGGTCGTCTACGCGCGGGCGCTCGGCGCGCGGATCGGTCGCGACGTCGACCTCCACACCCTCCCGCCGATCACCGGGATGCTCGTGGTGGGCGACGGCGCCGCCGTCGAGCCCGAGGTCGACCTCGCCGGGTACTGGCTGGACGGCGACGTCGTGCGGCTGGGCGGCATCGAGATCGGAGCGCACGCGTGCGTCGGGGCCCGCAGCACGCTCGCCCCCGGAACCCGCATCGGGGCCGGCGCCACCGTCAGCCCCGGCAGCGCGGTGTTCGGCAAGGTCGGCGCAGGCAAGACGTGGAGCGGCTCGCCCGCCGTCCGCGTCCCCACGAGCGACGGCGGGTGGCCGACGACGGCGCCGCCCAGCAACCGCTCGTGGCTGGTGGCCTACGGGCTGGCCTCGACCGCCGTCGCGCTGCTCCCGATCCTCGCCTTCGTGCTCGGCGGTCTCGTCGTGGCGCAGGGGCTGCGCGGCGCCGAGACGTTCTCCCAGGCCGCGCTCGCGGGGCTGGTGTGGATCGCGCCGGCGGGCGTCGTGACGTTCGTGGCGTTCGCCGTCGGCGTCGTGGTGGCGGTGCGGCTGCTGTCGATCGGCCTGACGCCGGGCGACCACCCGGTCCTGTCGCGCGTGGCGTGGCAGGCCTGGACGATCGAGCGGCTGCTCGACGCCGCGCGCACCATCCTCTTCCCGCTCTACGCCTCGCTGTTCACGCCCGTGTGGCTGCGGCTGCTGGGCGCCAAGGTGGGCAAGGACGTCGAGGCGTCCACCGTGCTGCTGCTCCCCACGATGACGACGATCGACGACGGCGCGTTCCTCGCCGACGACACGATGATCGCCTCCTACGAGCTGCGCCAGGGCTGGATGCGCATCGCGAAGGTGCGGATCGGCGCGCGCGCGTTCATCGGGAACTCGGGCATGGCCGGCGCAGGTCACAAGGTGCCGAAGGACTCCCTCGTCGCCGTGCTGTCGATCGCGCCGGCCAAGGCCAAGGCGGGCAGCTCGTGGCTCGGCTCGCCGCCCGTGCGGCTGCGGCGCGTGCCGACGGAGGGCGACGACCGACTCACCTACAGCCCCGACGCCCGGCTCCGGGTGGCGCGCGCGTTCTGGGAGCTTCTGCGCGCCGTCCCGGTGATCCTCAGCTACGGGCTCGGGCTCGCCGTCCTGCTCGTGCTCGCGTGGCTGGCCGTCGAGGTCGGGCCGGGATGGGCGCTGCTGCTCTCGGGCGTGGTGCTCGTCAGCGCCGCGGTCGTCGCGGCCGCGGTGAGCACGGTCGCGAAGTGGCTGATCGTGGGTCCGATCCGCGCCGGCGACCACCCGCTGTGGAGCTCGTTCGTGTGGCGCACCGAGGTCTCGGACACGTTCGTGGAGATGCTCGCGGCACCGTGGTTCGCGCACGCGGCGGCCGGCACCCCGGCGCTCGCGGTGTGGCTGCGCTCGCTCGGCGCCCGGATCGGGCGCGGCGTCTGGTGCGACTCCTACTGGCTGCCGGAGCCTGACCTCGTGACCCTGGGGGACGGCGCCGTCGTGAACCGCGGCTGCGTGGTGCAGACCCACCTGTTCCACGACCGGGTGATGAGCATCGACGGCGTGACGCTCGGCGTCGGCGCCACGCTCGGACCGCACAGCGTGATCCTGCCCGCGGCTAGTATCGGTGATCACGCCACCGTCGGCCCCGCCTCGCTGGTCATGCGGGGCGAGGACGTGCCGGTCGGCAGCCGCTGGAGCGGGAACCCGATCGGCCCCTGGAGGTCGGTCAGGGTGCGCGCCTACGTGGGTAACGACTAGGCGCCGGAGCACGACGCCCGGTCGCGGACGAGCAGACGGCAGACGATCAGGCGACGACCGGGCCCCGGCCCGAGGCAGGGATGACGATGGTGCGATCGACCTCCGCGACGGGACTGGGCGACCGCTACACGCCGACGAGCGGCAACCCCGGCTACCACGTCGAGCTGTACGACCTCGAGCTCGACTACAAGGTGCGGACCAACCGGCTCGAGGGCGTCGCGATCCTGTCGATCCTCACGACCGACGACGTCAGCTCGCTCGCGTTCGACCTCGTCACCCTCAAGGTGTCCGGGGCCAGGGTCAACGGGCACCGGGCCCCGTACACGCAGGGGCCGACCAAGGTCCGCGTGCAGCTCCCGCGGCCGACGGTCGCGGGGGTGCGGCTGACGGTCGAGCTCGACTACGTCGGTCGTCCGGGGCCGCGGCGCACGCGCTGGGGCCGCATCGGGTGGGAGGAGCTGGAGGACGGCGTCCTCGTCGCCTCGCAGCCCACCGGGGCGCCGACCTGGTTCCCCTGCAACGACCACCCGAGCGAGAAGTCGCGCTACCGCCTCGCGATCACGACGGAGAAGCCGTACCGCGTCGTCGCGCACGGGGTGCCCGCCGGCCACACGAGCCGCGGCGAGCAGCGGACCTGGCGCTACATCCAGGACATCCCGGCCGCGAGCTACCTCGCCACGGTCCAGGTGGGCGACTACGTCGCCGACGAGATCGACCTCGGCACCGTGCCCGGCACCCTGCACTACCCGCGCGCGCTGGCCAAGCGGGTCAAGCACGACTTCGCCGACCTCGGCCGGATGGTCGCGCTGTTCTCCGA
This window harbors:
- a CDS encoding alpha/beta hydrolase, with the protein product MDPVTTTYDADVLGGEFVSRTIPLADDGDGPDGTTATLVRCGTPTRERAVLFVHGFSDYFFQAQHARNVVAGGLDFYALDLRRYGRSLRPGQVPALVRDVAEYDEEILAALAIIRSEGHRQVVLVGHSTGGLVVTLFAHHHPRSIHAVVLNSPWYDINDTPLRRSLSGPLAAVASWRDPDAVISRLSRTYTASIHASTGGEWDFDLAWKPLEGFPVRASWLSAIRRAQRRVAEGLDLRVPVLMATSTRSGGAGGTAITPAQVRTTDTVLDVRHMWAVAGKLGSDVTLRTVPNGMHDLALSPSPAREDYEHALLDWIDRRL
- a CDS encoding M1 family metallopeptidase, yielding MVRSTSATGLGDRYTPTSGNPGYHVELYDLELDYKVRTNRLEGVAILSILTTDDVSSLAFDLVTLKVSGARVNGHRAPYTQGPTKVRVQLPRPTVAGVRLTVELDYVGRPGPRRTRWGRIGWEELEDGVLVASQPTGAPTWFPCNDHPSEKSRYRLAITTEKPYRVVAHGVPAGHTSRGEQRTWRYIQDIPAASYLATVQVGDYVADEIDLGTVPGTLHYPRALAKRVKHDFADLGRMVALFSDRFGPYPLSKYDVVITPDELEIPIEAQGMATFGSNHADGEKGSERLVAHELAHQWFGNSVGLASWQHIWLNEGFACYSEWLWSEESGGPAADVLARQYHARLTLQPQDIVLGDPGPDLMFDDRIYKRGALLVHALRLTLGDEAFFDVVRGWTELKRHGVATTEEFVQHASDRSGRDLGGLFDAWLVRTALPALPLP